TCGCCCTGCCGATTGAACAACTCCAGGCTGTTCTGCACGATGCGCTCGCTGGTTTTTATTCGTGGGGCCATGGCTTGGGCTTTAATTCAAAAGTCAGTGGGAGGCATCTTACGACCTATCGGTCACGGGATAAAACCCAAGCAATTTTACAGGTCCTCATTTGACTTTCTAGAGTATTAGCTCTAGAAAGCACCGACTCCAATAATAAATCCGGTGCCCACCATGCCCGCCGACGTTGCTTACCTGCACGAGTCCCAACAGCAACTGGAAGAGCTCCGAGCATTGTTCGATGCCCAGCGCCTGGCCTACACAGCCCATCCGATGCCACCGGCTGAACAGCGCCTGCAATGGCTCAAGGCATTGCGCGAACTGTTGAGCAATGAACGGCAGGCGTTGATCAATGCGATCAGCCAGGACTTCAGCCACCGCAGTCCAGACGAAACGCTACTCGCCGAGCTGATGCCGAGCCTGCATGGCATCCATTACGCCAGCCGGCACCTGAAGGGCTGGATGAAACCCTCCCGACGCAAGGTCGGCGTGGCGTTCCAGCCGGCGTCGGCCAAGGTCGTCTACCAGCCGCTGGGCGTTGTCGGAGTCATCGTGCCTTGGAACTATCCACTGTTCCTGGCCATCGGGCCGTTGGTGGGGGCGCTGTCGGCGGGCAACCGAGTGATGCTCAAGCTCAGCGAGTCGACGCCTGCCACCGGCTTGCTGCTCAAGCAATTGCTGGCCCGGGTCTTTCCCCAGGACCTGGTGTGCGTCGTGCTGGGCGAAGCGGACGTCGGCGTTGCGTTCTCCCGGCTGCCCTTCGACCACCTGTTGTTTACCGGCGCCACCAGCATCGGCAAGCATGTGATGCGTGCCGCTGCTGAAAACCTCACCCCCGTTACCCTTGAGCTGGGCGGCAAGTCCCCCGCCATCGTGTCCGAGGATGTCCCACTCAAGGACGCCGCCGAGCGCATCGCCTTCGGCAAGACCCTCAATGCCGGACAGACCTGCGTCGCGCCCGACTACGTGCTGGTGCCGCAGAACCGCGTCGGGGCGTTCGTCGAGGCGTATCGTGAGGCGGTCCGTGGTTTTTATCCGACGCTGGCTGACAACCCGGACTACACCGCAATCATCAATGAGCGACAGCTGGCACGGCTCAACGGCTACATCAGTGATGCCACCAGTAAAGGCGCCTTGCTGATCGAGCTGTTCGACCAGGGCCAGGGCCGACGCATGGCCCATAGTCTGCTGCTCAACGTAACGGATGACATGACCGTCATGCAGGACGAGATCTTCGGCCCGCTGCTGCCGATCGTGCCTTATACAGATTTGAACCAGGCGTTTGCCTACATCAATCAGCGACCTCGCCCGCTGGCGCTCTACTATTTCGGCTACAACAAGGCCGAGCAGAATCGCGTACTCAATGAAACCCATTCCGGTGGCGTCTGCCTGAACGACACGCTCTTGCACGTGGCCCAGGACGACATGCCGTTCGGTGGCATTGGTGCCTCAGGGATGGGGCACTATCACGGACACGAGGGTTTCCTGACCTTCAGCAAGGCCAAGGGCGTGCTGGTGAAGCAGCGGTTCAACGCCGCGAAACTGATCTATCCGCCCTATGGCAAGCCTTTGCAGAAATTGATCCAGAAGCTGTTCATCCGCTGACAGTGCTTCCCAGGGGAATAACAATAATGAACCCGAGCCTGACCGATACGCCCACCCTGTCGCGGCGGGGCTTGCTGCACTTGAGCCTCGGCGCCGGCGCGTTTCTCGCCACGGTCGGATTGGGAGCCACGTTGAGCGGTTGCTCCACCAGCCAGCCGGCCAGCGGCCTAGTAGCATTGCGTGACAGTGACCTGCCATTTTTGCGTGCGGTCATTGCGGTGATGCTGAACGGCGCCGTGACGGCGCAAACGCTCGACGCCGCCACCAACGCCACGTTGCAGAGCCTGGATCGCGGCCTGGCGCATCTGTCCCCGTCCATGCTCAAGCTCACACGCCAGCTCTTCGATGTGCTCACGCTGGGTATCACTCGCGGGCCACTGACCGGGATCTGGGGTGCGTGGGAAAACGCCAGCACCGAGGACATCCAAGCGTTTCTGGCACGGTGGGAAAACAGCTCGCTGAGTTTGTTGCGCCAAGGCCACGGATCGTTGCTGCAAATGGTGATGATGGCTTGGTACAGCTGCCCCGAATCCTGGGGCCATTGCGGATACCCAGGGCCGCCAGTGGTTTGAAGCAAGATCCAATCCCTGTGGGAGCGGGCTTGCCCGCGAATGCAGTTATACATTCTCCCCTGTGCAAGCTGATCCACCGCCTTCGCGAGCAAGCCCGCTCCCACAAGAGCCTGTCGCAACCTACTCACAACAAGAGGCCCCGAACATGCCCGTACCCGACCCGTTCCGCGAAGGCCTCGCCCGTGGCTGGACCACCTACAACGGCGCGCAACTGGCCGAGGACCTGACGCTGGAAGCCGATGTGGCTATCATCGGCAGCGGCGCCGGCGGTGGTACCACGGCGGAGATTCTCAGCGCCGCCGGCTACAAGGTGCTGCTGATCGAGGAAGGCCCGCTCAAGACCAGCCATGACTTCACGCTGCGCGAGGACCAGGCCTATACCAGCCTGTACCAGGAGGGCCTCGGGCGCATGAGCAAGGACGGCGCCATTACCATTCTCCAGGGGCGGGCGGTGGGCGGCACGACCTTGATCAACTGGACATCGAGCTTTCGCACGCCTACGCAAACCCTTGAGCACTGGGCCGCCGAGCACAACGTCAAAGGTCACAGTGCCGCCGAAATGGCGCCTTGGTTCGAACGCATGGAGCAGCGCCTCGGTGTAGCGCCCTGGCTGATACCACCCAACGCCAACAACGACGTGATTCGCAAGGGCTGCGAGCAACTGGGCTACAGCTGGCACGTCATCCCGCGCAACGTGCGCGGTTGCTGGAACCTGGGTTATTGCGGCATGGGCTGCCCGACCAACGCCAAGCAGTCGATGCTCGTCACCACGATACCTGCCACGCTGGACAAGGGTGGCGCGCTGCTTTACCTGGCGCGAGCCGAGCGTCTGACGATCAAGAACGACACCGTCGACGGCCTCGAATGCCAAGCCATGGACGAGCGTTGCGTGGCGCCGACCGGGCGACGCATCACCGTCAAGGCGCGGCATTACGTGCTTGCCGGTGGCGGCATCAACAGTCCCGCCCTGTTGCTGCGCTCCGATGCGCCAGACCCTCACGAGCGCCTGGGCAAGCGTACGTTCCTGCATTTGGTGAACATGTCGGCCGGCCAGTTCGATGAAGTCATCAATCCGTTCTACGGCGCGCCGCAATCGATCTACTCGGATCACTTCCAATGGCAGGACGGTATCACCGGAAAAATGTCCTACAAGCTTGAGGTGCCGCCCTTGCATCCCGCATTGGCCGCCACGTTGTTGGGAGGCTTCGGCGAGGAAAATGCCAGGCACATGGCGCACCTGCCCCATACCCACGCCATGCTGGCGTTGCTGCGAGATGGCTTTCACCCCGACAGCCCCGGCGGTACCGTCGAGTTACGCAGCGACGGCACGCCGGTGCTCGACTATCAGGTTTCGCCCTATGCGTGGGACGGTCTGCGCCGAGCGTTCCACAGCATGGCCGAGATTCAGTTTGCCGGCGGGGCCAGGGCGGTCATGCCGATGCACAGCGATGCCCATTATGTGAAAACCCTGGCCGAGGCACGGGTGATGATCGACGGGCTCGACCTCGCCCTCTACCGCACGCGCCTGGGCAGCGCCCATGTCATGGGCGGCTGTGCCATGGGCGAAGATCCAGGCTCAGCCGTGGCCGACAGCCTTGGCCGCCACCACCAATTGGGCAACCTGTCGATCCACGACGGCTCGCTGTTCCCCACCAGCATCGGCGCCAACCCACAGTTGTCGGTGTATGGGCTGACGGCGAAACTGGCGTCGAATCTGGCCGAACGCCTGAAAAATTCATGAAAATATGCACCATTCGCAGCGTCTATAGTTCTTTTCTACGCAACAGCCGACTTGGCCGACCGAGAAGGCTGCGATACCATCCGACTCCCCAACGCACTCCCGCCAGGACGACGCGATGAACCGAGTGTTGTACCCAGGTACCTTCGACCCTATTACCAAGGGCCATGGCGATCTGGTCGAACGCGCCTCGCGCCTGTTCGACCATGTGATCATCGCCGTCGCCGCCAGCCCGAAGAAAAACCCGCTGTTCCCGCTGGAACAACGTGTGGAACTGGCCCGTGAGGTCACCAAGCACCTGCCCAACGTGGAGGTGGTCGGCTTCTCGACGCTGCTGGCGCACTTCGCCAAGGAAAAGAACGCCAACGTGTTCCTGCGCGGCCTGCGCGCGGTCTCGGACTTCGAATACGAATTCCAGCTGGCGAACATGAACCGGCAACTGGCACCGGACGTCGAAAGCCTGTTCCTGACGCCGTCGGAACGCTATTCCTTCATTTCCTCGACCCTGGTTCGGGAAATCGCAGCGTTGGGTGGCGACATCACCAAGTTTGTCCATCCGGCCGTGGCCGACGCGCTGACCCTGCGTTTCAAGAAATAACCTGCCGGTGCTGCGAGTCGCCTCGCAGCACGGCGCAGTCCATCGCGCCCGCGTGCACTGCGCTCGCCAATGCGGCACAATTGCGCCCATACGTTTTCAGATGCCCGGGCCCAATGCCCCGGCAGGAGCCTGCATGTCCCTGATCATCACCGACGACTGCATCAATTGCGACGTCTGCGAACCCGAATGCCCGAACGAAGCCATTTCCCAAGGCGAAGAGATCTACGTCATCGACCCGAACCTGTGCACCCAATGCGTCGGCCATTACGACGAACCCCAGTGCCAGCAAGTCTGCCCGGTGGATTGCATCCCGTTGGACGAAGCGCACCCGGAGACTGAAGAACAGTTGATGGCGAAGTATCGCAAGATTACTGGCAAGGCTTGAATTTTCAGGGGCCCTACTGGCCTCATCGCGAGCAAGCTCGCCCCCACAGGGATTGCTCTGCTTACATTATTGGCGGCTGACGCAAACTACTTGTGGGAGCGAGCTTGCTCGCGATGAGGGCGTCAGCCGCGCCCAATGCTCAATCCTGCCGCTCAAACCCCTCCCCGATACACCCCAGGCAACGCACGAAGGTAGCCTTCGCCGGATCCACCACCAGCGCCTTCCCCGCATCGCCAACCCCACCGCCCAGCGCGGTAAAGGGCAACGACACGACAAACGCCCCGGCGCCAATCACGGTGGCAGCCAGCAGCAACGGCCGTGCAATCAGCAAATCGCCGATCATGGCGTAGGCCGGCGGATTCTGGATGGTGTAGCGCGGGTCACCGCTCTCGGTGTTCGCAAAGGCAGGCAAACTGGCACCCAACGAGAGCGCCAGAACGATAGGTCGAAGCAGATTCATGAGGCCATCCTTCGGCTAAGCAGTCTGATAACTGACTATAGACCGTAGGACAAATCATCTCTGGCAGCGTGGACACCAGACGCTGGCGCGCTGGCCCAGGCGGATTTCCCGCAGCCCCGTGCCACAGGCTTTGCACAACTCCCCGCCCCGACCGTAGACGAACAGTTCCTGCTGGAAATAGCCCGGCTGGCCATCCCCGCCGATGAAGTCCCGTAGCGTGGTGCCGCCGCGCTCGATGGCATGGGCAAGGATGCGCTTGATCTCGATCGCCAGTTTCAAATAGCGCGCCCGCGAGATGCCTCCCGCTTCACGCCGCGGGTCGATCCCGGCGGCAAACAGCGCTTCGGTCGCGTAGATATTGCCCACGCCCACCACCACCGCGTTGTCCATGATGAACGGCTTGACCGCCATCGAACGCCCGCGCGACAGCTGGAAAAGCCGCTCGCCATCGAACAGGTCGGTCAAGGGCTCGGGGCCGAGGCGAATCAGCAGCTCATGGTTGAGCGGATCCAGGCTCCAGAGCATCGCGCCGAAACGGCGAGGGTCGGTGTAGCGCAACGCCAGGCCAGACTCCAGCTCGATGTCGACATGCTCATGCTTGGCGGCCGGCATGCCGATCTCGACCAGCCGCAAGTTCCCGGACATACCCAGGTGGCTGATCAACGTGCCGACCTCGGCGTTGATCAACAGGTACTTGGCACGGCGCTCCACCTGCACGATGCGCTGGCCCGAGAGCCGCACGTCGAGATCCTCCGGGATCGGCCAGCGCAGGCGGCGGTCACGGACCACCACACGACTGACCCGTTGGCCTTCAAGATGGGGCGCGATGCCTCGACGGGTGGTTTCGACTTCCGGCAGTTCTGGCATGGGGTTCTCGAATCAGGCGAACAGTGGCACTCAACGAGTGGCCAGGTCGCGAATTTCCTGTTTCTGGGTCTGGAAGTCATATTCCGACAACCCGATGTAATCGAGCACCAGCGGCCCGACGCTGTCCCACTCGTGATCGTCGGCCTGGTTGCCCAGCACGCGATGGGAGGCACAAATGTTCTCCGACATCTTGAGGATCGCCAGCAGGTTCTTCAGCGGGCTGTTATTGCGCGACGTTTCGTCACTGAAGACCGCCAGGGCGTTGTGGTGATTGGCGATGGCCTGGCTGACGTGATCCGGCAAGCGCCAGGATTTGGATGTGTAATAACCGACCACCGCATGGTTGGTGTTGAACACGCGGTTCTCGGTGTCGACCACCCGGCACTCGGCGCTGGCATTGGCGTAGGCCTCCTCCAACACGCTCATGTAAGTGGGGAATTGCTTGAGCATCAGCGGTATGCCGCAATCATGGAACAAGCCCAGGGCATAGGCTTCGTCACCGTTCTGCAGGCCGACGCGCTTGGCGAGGGTCAGGCAGGTCATCGCCACATCCTGGGCGGTATCCCAGAAACGATTCAAGGTGACGATCGTGTCATCGTGCAATTCGCCCTTGATGGACTGCGCATTGATCAGGTTGATGATCGAACGGCTGCCCAGCAGGTTCACTGCGCGCTGGATCGAAGTGATTTTGTTGCTCAGGCCGTAATAAGGCGAATTGACGATCTTGAGCAACGCTCCCGAGAGCCCCGGGTCCTGGGAAATCAGCTTGGCGATGGTCTCAAGGTCCGGGTCGGGCATGTACTGCTCCATCTGCAAATCCACCATGATTTGCGGCTGGGGCGGGACACTGATGCCTTGCAGGGA
This genomic interval from Pseudomonas alvandae contains the following:
- a CDS encoding coniferyl aldehyde dehydrogenase, translated to MPADVAYLHESQQQLEELRALFDAQRLAYTAHPMPPAEQRLQWLKALRELLSNERQALINAISQDFSHRSPDETLLAELMPSLHGIHYASRHLKGWMKPSRRKVGVAFQPASAKVVYQPLGVVGVIVPWNYPLFLAIGPLVGALSAGNRVMLKLSESTPATGLLLKQLLARVFPQDLVCVVLGEADVGVAFSRLPFDHLLFTGATSIGKHVMRAAAENLTPVTLELGGKSPAIVSEDVPLKDAAERIAFGKTLNAGQTCVAPDYVLVPQNRVGAFVEAYREAVRGFYPTLADNPDYTAIINERQLARLNGYISDATSKGALLIELFDQGQGRRMAHSLLLNVTDDMTVMQDEIFGPLLPIVPYTDLNQAFAYINQRPRPLALYYFGYNKAEQNRVLNETHSGGVCLNDTLLHVAQDDMPFGGIGASGMGHYHGHEGFLTFSKAKGVLVKQRFNAAKLIYPPYGKPLQKLIQKLFIR
- a CDS encoding twin-arginine translocation pathway signal protein codes for the protein MNPSLTDTPTLSRRGLLHLSLGAGAFLATVGLGATLSGCSTSQPASGLVALRDSDLPFLRAVIAVMLNGAVTAQTLDAATNATLQSLDRGLAHLSPSMLKLTRQLFDVLTLGITRGPLTGIWGAWENASTEDIQAFLARWENSSLSLLRQGHGSLLQMVMMAWYSCPESWGHCGYPGPPVV
- a CDS encoding GMC family oxidoreductase, with the translated sequence MPVPDPFREGLARGWTTYNGAQLAEDLTLEADVAIIGSGAGGGTTAEILSAAGYKVLLIEEGPLKTSHDFTLREDQAYTSLYQEGLGRMSKDGAITILQGRAVGGTTLINWTSSFRTPTQTLEHWAAEHNVKGHSAAEMAPWFERMEQRLGVAPWLIPPNANNDVIRKGCEQLGYSWHVIPRNVRGCWNLGYCGMGCPTNAKQSMLVTTIPATLDKGGALLYLARAERLTIKNDTVDGLECQAMDERCVAPTGRRITVKARHYVLAGGGINSPALLLRSDAPDPHERLGKRTFLHLVNMSAGQFDEVINPFYGAPQSIYSDHFQWQDGITGKMSYKLEVPPLHPALAATLLGGFGEENARHMAHLPHTHAMLALLRDGFHPDSPGGTVELRSDGTPVLDYQVSPYAWDGLRRAFHSMAEIQFAGGARAVMPMHSDAHYVKTLAEARVMIDGLDLALYRTRLGSAHVMGGCAMGEDPGSAVADSLGRHHQLGNLSIHDGSLFPTSIGANPQLSVYGLTAKLASNLAERLKNS
- the coaD gene encoding pantetheine-phosphate adenylyltransferase, which encodes MNRVLYPGTFDPITKGHGDLVERASRLFDHVIIAVAASPKKNPLFPLEQRVELAREVTKHLPNVEVVGFSTLLAHFAKEKNANVFLRGLRAVSDFEYEFQLANMNRQLAPDVESLFLTPSERYSFISSTLVREIAALGGDITKFVHPAVADALTLRFKK
- a CDS encoding YfhL family 4Fe-4S dicluster ferredoxin, coding for MSLIITDDCINCDVCEPECPNEAISQGEEIYVIDPNLCTQCVGHYDEPQCQQVCPVDCIPLDEAHPETEEQLMAKYRKITGKA
- a CDS encoding multidrug transporter, which encodes MNLLRPIVLALSLGASLPAFANTESGDPRYTIQNPPAYAMIGDLLIARPLLLAATVIGAGAFVVSLPFTALGGGVGDAGKALVVDPAKATFVRCLGCIGEGFERQD
- the mutM gene encoding bifunctional DNA-formamidopyrimidine glycosylase/DNA-(apurinic or apyrimidinic site) lyase, giving the protein MPELPEVETTRRGIAPHLEGQRVSRVVVRDRRLRWPIPEDLDVRLSGQRIVQVERRAKYLLINAEVGTLISHLGMSGNLRLVEIGMPAAKHEHVDIELESGLALRYTDPRRFGAMLWSLDPLNHELLIRLGPEPLTDLFDGERLFQLSRGRSMAVKPFIMDNAVVVGVGNIYATEALFAAGIDPRREAGGISRARYLKLAIEIKRILAHAIERGGTTLRDFIGGDGQPGYFQQELFVYGRGGELCKACGTGLREIRLGQRASVWCPRCQR
- a CDS encoding HDOD domain-containing protein is translated as MSKELSAEQIQQSLQGISVPPQPQIMVDLQMEQYMPDPDLETIAKLISQDPGLSGALLKIVNSPYYGLSNKITSIQRAVNLLGSRSIINLINAQSIKGELHDDTIVTLNRFWDTAQDVAMTCLTLAKRVGLQNGDEAYALGLFHDCGIPLMLKQFPTYMSVLEEAYANASAECRVVDTENRVFNTNHAVVGYYTSKSWRLPDHVSQAIANHHNALAVFSDETSRNNSPLKNLLAILKMSENICASHRVLGNQADDHEWDSVGPLVLDYIGLSEYDFQTQKQEIRDLATR